GGTCGTCGACCGCGGGCGAGGGGCTCTCCTCGACGATCTTCTGATAGCGGCGTTGTATCGAGCACTCGCGCTCGAAGAGATGCACGACCTGTCCGAGCGAGTCGCCGAAGATCTGCACCTCGATATGGCGAGGATCCTCGACGAAGCGCTCGAGGAAGACAGTGCCGTCGCCGAACGCGGCTTCCGCCTCGTGACGGGCCGAGTCGACAGCGGCAGCCAGGTCGGCGGCGGCCCGCACAATCCGCATCCCTCGCCCGCCACCTCCGAACGCGGCCTTGACCAGCACCGGGAAACCGATTCTCTCGGCGACAAGGCCCAGGTCAGTGGCTGCATCGACGGTGGCCCCAGGCAGAACCGGCACTCCCGCGGCGTGCATCAGCGCCTTCGCCTCGAGCTTCGATCCCATCGAAGCGATGGCCTTGGGCCCCGGTCCGACGAAGATCAGCTCTGCCGCGTTGCATTCCTGGGCGAAGGCGGCGTTCTCCGAGAGGAATCCATATCCCGGATGGATCGCGTTCGCGCCCGTTCTGCGAGCAGCCGCAATGAGGGCGTCCCCACGCAGGTATGTCTCGGACGGCGTGGCGCCGGGCAGACGCACCGCCTCGTCGGCCAGAGTGACGAACGGAGCCTCGGCATCGGGGTCGGAATACACGGCGACGGTAGCGATTCCGAGGTCGTGCGCGGTGCGCATGACGCGGGCGGCGATCTCCCCCCGGTTGGCGACCAACAGTTTCGTGATGGCGCGTTTATTGGGCATGTGCCGGCTCACATCCTGAAGACGCCGAAACCGCGGCGGCCGGCGACTGTGCCTGAATGCACGGCGGAAAGTGACATGCCCAGCACCGTGCGGGTATCACGGGGGTCGATGATCCCGTCGTCGTACACGCGCGAGGAGATGGCGAAACTGTGGGACTCCGCCTCGATCTGGGCCTCGATCGCTTGCCTCCGCGCGGCGTCGGCCTCCTCGTCATACTCACGATTCTGGGACGCCGCCGACGCGCGGCCGACGATCGACATCACACCCGCCAGTTGCGCAGAGCCCATGACGGCGACCCTCGATGCGGGCCAGGAGAACAACAGCCGCGGATCGTACGCGCGTCCGGACATGCCGTAGTTGCCGGCACCGAACGACGACGCCATGTTGATAGTGAGGTGGGGAACCGCGCTGTTTGTCACGGCATTGATCATTTTGGCCCCGTCCTTGATGATCCCGCCCTGTTCGTAGTCCCGGCCGACCATGTAGCCAGTTGTGTTCTGCAAGAACACAAGCGACACGTCGGACTGATTAGCGAGGAGGATGAACTCGCTGGCCTTCTTCGCTTCCTCCCCGAAGAGCACCCCGCGGTGGTTCGCAAGGAACCCGACCGGGTAGCCATGAACACAGGCCCAACCGGTGACCAGTGACGTGCCGTAGAGCGGCTTGTACTCATCGAACTCCGAGCCGTCGACAGTGCGGGCCAAAACCTCGCGCGGGTCGAAAGGCACTTTCGGGTCCACGGGCAGGATCCCGAGGATCTCCTCTGGATCGTATTGGGGCGGTGGGGCATTCGGCGATGGCGGTGGGCCGAGCTTCCGCCACTGCAGGCGGGCGACGATCGCACGGCCGAGCCGGATAGCGTCCCGCTCGTCGGCGGCGAAGTAGTCGGAGAGCCCGGAGGTCCGGCTGTGCATCTCAGCGCCACCGAGGGACTCCTCGTCGGCGTCTTCGCCGGTTGCCATTTTCACCAGCGGCGGACCGCCGAGGAATACCTTCGCCTGTCGATCGACGAGCACGGCGTAGTCGCACATGGCTGGGACATAGGCACCACCGGCTGTGGAATTGCCGAACACCAGCGCGATCGTGGGGATCGCCATCGAGGACAACTCGGTGAGCTCGTGAAAGATTCGGCCGCCGGGTACGAACAGGTCCGCCTGTGTCGTCAGGTCGGCGCCGCCCGACTCCACCAGATTGATCACCGGCAGGCGGTTGGTGCGGGCGATCTCCAAGGCGCGCAGGATTTTTCGCAGCGTATAGGGGTTCATCGCGCCGCCGCGAACGGTCGGGTCGTGTCCTATCAGGACGCACTCCACACCGGACACCACGCCGATCCCAGTCAGCACCGAAGCTCCGACGGTGAAGTCGGTGCCCCAGGCCGCCAGGGTTGAAAGCTCCAGGAACGGTGAATCGGGGTCGACCAGGAGGGCCAGTCGCTCACGGACCGTGAGCTTCCCCCGCTCGCGGTGCCGCTGCACCTGACGGTGCCCGCCGCCGGCGACGGCCAGCTCGAGCTGTTCGTCGAGCGCAGCGATGATGTCAAGTTGGTGCGCCCGATTGCTTGCGTAGGCCTCTGAGGATGTGTCGAGTTGCGAGACCAGGACGGCCATCAGCGGCCTCTGTCGATCGGAGTCATCGTGTGCTCGGCTGTCATCATCGTCTCCTGCGAGGACGGGTCGCCGCTCCGCTGCTGCAAACCCGAGTTCGGTCAGGAGTGTAGGACATCTCCGGCGACTCGTCCATAAATTGGATACAATTTTGCCTACAGTTGCACTAGCATCAGCGGTGAGGGTTCAGCGCCTCAACGAGGTCGCTCACTGTGAGGTCGCGGTGGGTGTTCATCAATGCCACCACCGCCTCGGTGTCCCCTCGCCGCAACTCAGTGATCATCTTGCGGTGCTCCCGCACGATCCGCTTGCGCGCCTCGCTGTCGTATAGATGCACCGTCCGGTACGGCTCGGTCAAGCGCCAGAGGCGTTCGATCTCAGCGACCACGATGTCGAGGCCGGAAAGCCTGAACATAGCGAAGTGGAACGCTTCGTTGCAGGTGACGATCTCGAGGACATTGGCTTGCTCGACCGCGCAGCCAATTGCATCGTTAAGATTGCTCAGTTCTTTGAGCTGGGTGCCGGATAGGCGCGGAAGTGCCCGGAGGACTTCGGTTTCCAGCGCTCGACGCATTAGGTAGATCTGCGCAAGTTCGTCGGCGTCAAGACGGGTCACGGTATAGCCGACGTGCGGCTGGTGACGCATCACGCCCTCAGACTCAAGCGACTTGAGGGCCTCTCTGACTGGTATCCGGCTCACGCCGAGTCGTGTGGCAAGAGACTCCTGGCGGACCTGCTGGCCGGGGACCAGCTCGCGCGTACGCAGCATTGTGCGAATTTCATCGATGACACGTGCGACGCTGGTGGAACGCCCAGTCGTGTCAGATTTGATACCGGGCATTTGCCACCTCCGGCGAGAGCTTAGCAAAGCGACTGCACTCAAGAGCTGTGTGGCGCGTTCCCGAAAATTTTGGATACGAAATTGTGTGCAGTATTGTCGTGGAACACCAACTTTCCGGCCTGCGCCGACGGCAATTACGAGGAGGTGGCCCGGTGAGTCGAGGCCTCGGAACAGCTGCGGGTTCGGCACTGACCGATTGGGAGCGAATTCTGGCGCCGCGCTCTGTTGCGCTGGTCGGTGCCTCCAGCCGGCAGGGCCACCCGATGGCCCGCCCGTTGACGTGGCTGCGCGATCGCGGTTTCACCGGACGCGTCATTCCAGTTAATCCGAAGCATACTGAGCTCGGGGGCCTGCCGTGTTATCCCGACCTCGCGAGCGTGCCCGGTCAGTTGGATCTTGTGTTGTCCCTCGTGCCAGCCGATCGCGCGGTCACGATCGTCGAAGAGGCGGGTGCAGTCGGCGCGGCCGCAGTCATCGTGTTCGCGTCCGGGTTCGCCGAAACCGGCCCCGAGGGCGTGACGCTTCAGGCGGAACTCGCTGCCGCCGCGCTTCGGACCGGGGTGAGGGTGCTCGGGCCCAACTGTCAGGGCATTTACCTGGCACGTAGCGGCCTGTTCGCCACCTTCACCGCTGCGGGTGAGCGCCCCCTCCTGGGCAGCAGCGGCATCGCCTACGTGGGTCAGAGCGGCGCCATCGGCGGAGCCGTCCTCGATGTCGCCGCCTCTCGCGGGCTGGACCTCACCGCCTGGGTCAGCACAGGCAACCAGGCAGACATCGACGTAACCGAGATCGGACGGGTACTCGTCAGTGAACCCGACGTACGAGTTCTGGCAATCTACGTCGAGGCGCTCCCCTCGCCCAGGGATTATGCCGCCCTCGCTGAAGAGGCGCGCGCATCAAACACTCCACTCATCGTCCTGCGTGCCGGTCAGAGCGAGAGCGGGCGCCGTGCTGCCCTCTCGCACACCGGCGCGATGCTCGACAACAACACCGCATTCGATCTCGTCTCGCGTCAGCACGGCGTCGTCGTCGTCAGTGACGTCGAGGAATTGCTCATGGCCGCAATGTTTCTCAGGTCATGCGCCAGGCCCGGAGGCAACCGCGTGGCGGTGGTCACCAGCTCCGGTGGCGCCGGAATCCTGGCGGTAGACCGCTGCGCGGACGTCGGGCTGGCCGTACCGGAGCTCGGCGCTGCGACCCGGGAGAAGCTCGCACGGATCGTGCCCGCCTTCGGCGCCGAGGGGAACCCCGTCGATGTCACCGCCCAGCTCTTCAACGACGGAGCCGGCGGCTTCGGAGAAGTGTGTGCGCTCGTGCGCGCGGACCCAGTGGTCGATGTGGTCCTGATACTGCTGACGATGCTCGTCGGTGACACCGCGCAGGCCCTGGCACGCGAACTCAGTCGGACCGTCACCGAGGCCTTCCCGGGAGCACCCCCGGTCGCGGTGGTGTGGATGGCGGGAGATGATGCGACCGCCGACGCACGGCGGGTGTTGTGGGATGCGGGCGTGCCCGTCTTCCCCTCGATCGCGCTGGCCACCCGTGTGCTCGCCGCAGCCACGCCGCGCCCTGTGCCACCGGCCGCGGTCGAGGTCGAGGTCTCGTCTGAACCATCGATCCACGACGGTTGGGACCTGCTGAAGGCACTCGGTGTCGCCCGGCCCGCCGCCGTTCTGATCGACGACCCCCGCGACGCCCCCGCGGCGGTGGCCGAGGTAGGGGGAACCGCCGTCCTCAAGGCGGTCGCGCCAGAACTGGAGCACAAGACCGAAGCGGGTGCCGTGCGACTAGGCGTGAGCGCCGCGAACGCGGAGACTGTCGCCGCACACCTGTCACGTACCGTGCCCGGTGCGCGTGCGGTCCTTGTCCAGCAACAGGTCGCCGCCGGAGTCGAACTCCTCGTCTCGGTCGACGGCGGGCGCGATGGGTGGCCACCCGTGCTCACAGTGGGTTGGGGTGGAACCCACACCGAGATACACCACGACATCGCCCACGCTCTGGCTCCGGTGACCTCGGCAACCGCGCGCGAAATCCTCGGCTCCCTGCGCTGCTGGCCACTGCTGGTCGGCTACCGTGGCGCCGCACCCACCAACGTCGAAGCGGCGGTGGACGCGATCGTAAGGATCAGCCGGGCCGCCCTCATCCCGGGGATGCGCGAACTCGAGGTAAACCCGCTCGTCGTCGGCGAGACCGAAGCGGTGGCCGTCGACGTCCTGCTGGCTTGGGCCGACCCGGCCTGACGGTAGGGGCTGGCCACTGAAGGCTTACCAGCCACGGCCTCTGCCAGACTGCTGCTATGCCGACGACGACGTTCGAAACGCTGCTCTACAAGCCCGAGCCCCCGATCGCAACCATCACCCTGAACCGGCCCGAGCACCTCAACACGATCGTTCCGCCGATGCCCGACGAGATCGAGAAGGCGATCGGCCTCGCCGAACGCGACCCCGAGATCAAGGTGATCGTGCTGCGCGGCGCCGGGCGCGCGTTCTCCGGTGGCTACGACTTCGGCGGCGGCTTCACGCACTGGGGCGACGCGATGAACACCGACGGTCGCTGGGACCCGGGCAAGGACTTCGTGATGACGACGACGCGCGAAACGAGCCCCAACCAGAAGTTCATGGCGATCTGGCGGGCGTCGAAACCCGTCATCGCGCAGGTGCACGGCTGGTGTGTGGGCGGCGCCAGTGACTACGCGTTGTGTGCCGACATCATCATCGCCAGCGACGACGCCGTCATCGGCACCCCGTACGCCCGCATGTGGGGCGCCTACCTGACCGGTATGTGGATCTACCGGCTCAGCTTGGCGAAGGCGAAGTGGCATTCACTGACCGGGGAGCCGCTGACCGGAAAGGAAGCCGCCGCAGTCGAACTCATCAATGAGTCGGTGCCGTTCGAGAATCTCGAGGCGCGGGTCAAGGAGATCGCGCACAAGCTTGCCCGAATCCCGTTGTCGCAGTTGCAGGCTCAGAAGCTGATCGTCAACCAGACCTACGAGAACATGGGCCTGGCCTCGACCCAGACGCTCGGCTCCATCCTCGACGGCTTGATGCGCAACACCCCCGATGCGCTCGAATGGATCGAAACCGCTGCGTCCCAAGGGGTTCGGACGGCAATCGAACAGCGAGACGGCCCGTGGGGCGATTACAGCCAGGCACCGCCGGAGCGGCGACCCGACCCGAACCACATCATCGAGCCCTAACGCGCAGATCCAGCAGCGCATCGAGATCGGCGATTGCGCGCAGTGTGTCGTTGAGGTGCGTGCACGTGCTGGTGCCGACGAACTCGCTACGGATTCGCTCGCGCAGTTCTGACAGCGTCACGCCCTGCACCCGGGCGGCGCTGCCGATCGCACCGGGGCACTCCTGCCACGGCAGCACGCGCACGTGGGCGGTGACCGAGGCGATGGTGCGCGTCGACGTGTCCACCGTGCCCTCGACGGTGTACTCGTGCACGATCGTTTCCACACCCTCACCGTCGACGTGTGAATCGCGGAAATGCGCGTCGAAACCCACCGTCGCAGACGACACGTCGACCGGATGCAGATCCAGCCGTCGGTATCGCCGCATCCCGTGCGCGCGCAGCGGTTCGACGGGATGCCGCCCGTCGAGAGGTGGCGCCGTCGGCCCGTGCACCGACGGAATGATGCCGACGCGACGCGCGTACCCGACGAGCGACGCCTCTGGGGCGAACCCGGCGCAGATACCCGCTATCCGGTCGACGGTTCCCTCAGGCAACTTCTCCTCGGTTCCCAGAATGATCGCCTGATGCTGCGTCGAGTAGCCGGACACCAGGGCCGCCCCGACCCAGTCGTCGAGCAGCAGATGCAGCAGGCTGGCGCGCTGGGCCTCCCCCGGCAGCAAGGTGTTCATCGACGAGCGGAACCCCGGGCCGACCCGACTCCCGCGCAGCGCCGCCAGCCGATCGTCGTGCGGCGTGCAATCGATGTCGTCGATCACGCGCTCGGACAGGTGCGCACGCACCCGGATCTCGCCGAGGACGTCGACGCCGTCCTGTCCGGCCACCACATCGCGCGCCCGCAGGTCGACATCGGAGTCGCCCGGTCCCGCGGGATGGGTGTCGATGGTGCTGGTGCGACGGAGCGTACCGATGGCCAGTCCCACCGGCGTCTGGACGGGCCGCTGCGGGCCCACGAAGTCCGAGACGAATGGCATGGCAGAACGGTACCTGGGCCTACTCCCGCCGGCGCAGACCACCGAGCAGCGACACGGCAACGCCGAACACCACCAGCACACCGCCCGCGGCCAGCGTGAGGTTCAGCCACTGGTGCATGCTCGCCTCGGCCTGGGCGACCATCACCTCGGCGACGGATCGGATATCACCCACGGTCTGGTTCAGGGCGGCGTCGACGTAGCGCCGCGACACCTCCAGTGCCGCCCATCCGCCGGCTCCTACGAGCAGTGCCGAAACACCCAGCGCCGCAAGGGCTCTACCACGTGAGCGGGCCGATGCCAGCGTGAGCAGCGCCGAAACGCCCGCGAGTATGGTCGACCCGACACTGATCCACGGCCCCCACGTGGACACGGCCCGCAACTGACCGGGCCGCAACGCCGAGGACTCGGGCACCGTGAGCGGCACCGTCAGCGTCTGCGGAACATCCAGGTCGAGATCGCCGAGGGTCTGCTTGATCGAGGGATCGTTGAGCATCGGCGCGATGTCGACCAGCCAGCGGTCCCCCGAGCCGTCCTCGGGCTGAACCGAGTTCGTGAACATCCAGCGATGGGCGATGCGATTGGCCTGCGCGAACTGGCCGGGGAATCCGTCGTTTTGCGTATAGGAGGTGACCACGCCGGACACCAGGTCGCGGTTGAGCGTGCCGTACCCGTTCTTCGCGGCGAAGGCGATGATCTGCGTCGTCAACTCGGTGGCCATCGCCCGCTGCAGTTTCGGATCGTGGGCCGCGGCGGCCGCCAGTGCGGCGTACCCGTCCTCGCTGACCACATTCCGTTGCGCCCACATCGTCGGGACCGCGACCGCGAGCAGAACGGTCGTGACAAGCCACAGGAACAAGGTCGCGACGAACCGCACACGTCCTCCTCAGCCAGACCGGGTGTCGCCGCCGCTGCGGCTCGTCCCCCACGAGTCGAACTTACTCAACGCACGTGAAGTGGCGTTCACGCGTGCAGCGTGAACGGTGAACGGGAGGCGGACTACTTGGCGACCCGCCGCGGACGCAGCAGCGCCAGCTTGGTCATCATGTTGGTCGTCCGCTTCAGCGACTTAAGGGAGTTGTTGTAATAGTTGCCGCCGGCGCCGACGTTCGTCCGCGGCGTGACCACCGTCTCCTGCCTGCAGTACTTGCGCATGCCGTCGGCGCCACCAAAGCGGGCACCGATGCCCGACTCCTTCCAGCCACCCATCGGCGCCGTGATGCACATCAGGTTCGCCACCACGTCGTTGATGTTGACTGCGCCGGCATCCAGCTGCAGCGCAACGTCTTTCGCGCGTTTCACGTCGCGGGAGAACACCGATGCGCTCAACCCGTACGGGCTGTCGTTGGCCAGGCGGACCGCTTCGGCGACCGACGAGACCTTCATGATCGGTAGCGTCGGACCGAAGGTCTCCTCGGTCATGCAGCTCATCGAGTGGTTGACGTCGACGAGCACCGTCGGCGGGTAGAAATTGCCCTCGCCGCGCTCGCCGCCGGTCAGCGCCCGGGCGCCGGCGGCCAGCGCCTCGCGCACGTGCCGGTCGGTCACCTCGACCTGGGTCTGGTCGATCATCGATCCGAAGTGGCTGCCCTCGCCCGCACCGACCTTGAGCTTCTCGACGGCGGCGACCACCGCGGCCACGAACTGGTCATAGATGGGCTCGAGGACGTACACCCGCTCCACGGAGACACACATCTGGCCGGCGTTGAACATGCCGCCCCACACCGCGGCCTGCGCGGCGAGTTCGACGTCAGCGTCCTCCAACACGATCATTGGATCCTTGCCGCCGAGTTCGAGGCTGACCGGCGTGAGCCGGCGCGCGGCCCGCTCCATCACCTTGGCGCCGGTTCGGCTGGAGCCGGTGAAGTGGATGAAGTCGGAGTTGTCGATGATCGCCTCGGAGACCTCGCGCGCCCCCTGCGCGAGGGCCAACACCTCAGGCCCCCCGGAGTCATGCCAGCCGCGCAGCAGCAGCTCGGCCGTCAGCGGTGTGCGCTCGGACGGTTTGAGCAACACCGCACAGCCGGCGGCCAGCGCGCCGAGCGCGTCCATCATCGCGTTGGCGACCGGGAAGTTCCACGGCGCGATGATGCCCACGACCGGTCGCGGCCGATAGTTCACCTCGACCTTCTTGACCGCCATGAAAGGCAGTGCGGCAGGCCGGGTTTCGGGTGCCAGGGCCTTTTCCATCGTCTTGATGTAGTAGGAGGCGATCATGATGAGCATCGGCACTTCCTGCACGGCGTCGGTCGCCGACTTGCCGGTCTCCTTGATCAGCAGCTCTTCGATCTCGTCGCGGTGCTCACCCATCCACACCGCGAAGCGGGCCAGCACCTTGGCGCGGCCGGCGGCGCCGCGGGACTCCCACTGAGCCTGCGCCGTGCGCAGTCCCGCGGCGATGCGCGGAATGTCGGCGGGGTCGGTCCATCGCACGGTGCCGGCCACGTCGCCGGTCGCGGGGTTGTGAACGGTCCTGGCGTCGGGCAGCTCGACATCCGGTGTTGCGGTCATGGCCTTATGTTAGCCACCGAATGTGATCTAGATCGCACTGGGGTTGACAGGTGTCAAGTCGCGGCGGGCGGCGTAAGCCGCAATGCACACGACCGACGACCCGAGCAGCAGCCCGCCGATGGTGTCGGTGAAGTAGTGAAATGTGGAACCCACCCCGACCATGGCCAGCGCGATGTAGGCGGCCGCGACGAGCACGCTCCACAGCGCGCCGCCCGCCACGATGACGACGAGTCCGATGACGACCGTCGTCATCGTGATGTGCCCGCTGGGATATGCGAGGCCGCCGCCCTTGGTGCGTCCGAAGAACGGCTTGATCAGCTGCACGAGCAGATAGGCGGACGGCGGAAGCACGATCCCGGCCGCCGCGAACCGCCACCACCGCCGATAGGCGGCGACGCCGACCACGATGCACCCGATCACGAGAAGCGACAGGGGGTAAGCGAAGTAGGCGAGCCACCGGACGGGCGTGTGGCGGAAGTGCAGGAACCAGTCGTCAAGCGGCGTGGCCCCGTGACCCACGACCAACCCGAGCAGGATCATCGCCGCCACCCCGATCGGCGGCCACCACTGACCGGGTTTCACGCGATGCCGCGTATGTAGGCCGCCTGGCCCAAATGCTGTGCGCTGTCATCGAAGATGCTCACCAGCCGCACACCCGCCGTGACCGGCGGGTCCCAGCTGTCGTCGACGACGCGGTCGAGCTCCTCGGGTGTGACCGAGGCGATGTACTCGAGCGTCACCTTGTGCACGGCGTGGTAGTAGCCGGCGAGCAGATCCGCCGAGGCGCGCACGCGGGCGACCTCGTCGGGCCCGTCGCCGTAACCCATGGCGTGGCGCGGCAGGTCGAGGCCGAACCGGTCGACCCAGCCGTCGGTGAACCAGACCTGCTCGGTGCCTGCGATGTGGGCCAGTTGAAGGTCGTGTTGACGGGCGCTGTGCCAGATCAGCCACGAGATGCTGTTGGCATTCGCGGTCGGCCGGAAGAACGCGACCTCGTCTGTCAACCCGTCGGTCAGGTCCTCCACGTGCTCGATCAGCCTGGTGAAGCAATCCCGGAGCAGTGCGCGGACCGCCGCCGCATCAGAGGTAGCCATTCCCCGACCGTACCCAGTTCAGCTCTCGGGGGCCGCGCCGTGGAAAACCGCCTCGACGTTGTTGCCGTCCGGGTCGCGCACGAATGCGCCGTAGTAGCCGGGGTGATATTCCGGCCACAGCCGTGGCGGGTGCAGGGACTCGGCCCCCGCCTCGATTGCGGCGTCGTAGAACGCCTGGACAGCGGCGGTGTCGGCGGCCTGGAACGCGAAGTGCACCTCACGGTTCGGCCCAGCCGCGTCGCCCGCGTTCATATCGGCGATCCAGAAATCGGGTTTGCCCTCTTTGCCGTAGCCGATAGCCACCTCGAAGTCCATTTGGCGGGTATATCCGAGCACCCCGAGCACCTTGTCGTAGAAGGCTTTGGATTCATCCCAGTTTGCACAGTTGATTCCGAAGTGGTCGATCACTCGGACATCGTAGATTCGATATATGACATTCGATTTGGTCATTCGCAACGGCACCATCGTCGACGGTTTGGGCGGCGAACCATACGTCGGTGACGTCGCCGTCTCCAACGGGGTGATCGCGGCCGTCGGCACCGTCGACGGTACGGGCGAGCGGGAGATCGATGCGACGGGCCTGCTCGTCACGCCCGGCTTCGTCGACCTGCACACCCACTACGACGGGCAGGCCATCTGGAGCGACCGGATGAACCCGTCGTCGGCGCACGGCGTGACGACCGCAGTGATGGGCAACTGCGGCGTCGGCTTCGCCCCGTGCCGCCCCGAGGACCACGACGTGCTCGTCGACGTGATGGCCGGTGTCGAAGACATCCCCGGCGTCGTGATGGTCGACGGGTTGCCGTGGACCTGGGAGACCTTCCCGGAGTTCATGGACGCGTTGGATTCACGCCGTCGCGACATCGACGTGGCCGCCTTTCTCCCGCACTCCCCGCTGCGCGTGTACGTGATGGGGCAGCGCGGCGTGGACCGCGAACCCGCCACCGCCGAAGACCTTTCGCTGATGCGCAAGCTCGCCGCAGAAGCGGTACGCGCCGGCGCGCTGGGTTTCGCGTCGTCGCGCCTGACACTGCACAAAACCATTCAGGGTCAACCCATTCCGAGTTATGACGTCGACTACGCCGAGATCGAGGCGATCGCGCGCGGCATCGAAGACGCGGGCGGCGGGCTGCTGCAGTTCGTGCCCGACCTGATGGCGAGCGACTACCAGGAATCCCTGGGTGCGGTGTTCGACGTCGCGGGCGAAGTCGGGCTGCCCGTGACGTTCACGATGGCGATCGGCAACGCAGGCCCGCCGATCCACCTCGACGCGCTGACGATGGTGGAGAAGGCCAATGCGAACGGTGGCGATGTCACAGGCCAGATCTTCCCGCGGCCGATCGGCCTGATCCTCGGGCTCGAGCTGTCGGGCAACCCGTTCGTGATGTACCCGTCCTATCAGGAGATCGCGGACCTGCCGCTGGCCGAGCGTGTCGCCAGGATGCGGGATCCGCAAGTGCGCGAACGCATCCTGAACGACCATCCGAGTAGCGACGGACATCCGCTGATGTTCGCCGCCCAGGCGTGGGACTACATGTTCCCGCTCGGCGATCCGCCGAATTACGAGCCGGCACCGTCGGATTCGATCGGTGCCCGGGCCCGGGCGCGCGGGGTGAACCCGTTGGAGGAGGCCTACGACCGTCTCCTCGACGACGACGGGCACGCGATGCTACTGGTCACACTGGCCAACTTCCGCGACGGCTCGTTGGACACCGTCGCTGATCTGATCCAGCGCGACGACGTGATACTCGGCCTCGGGGACGGCGGTGCGCACTACGGAATGATATGTGACGCAAGCTATCCCACGTACCTACTGACGCACTGGGTCCGCGATCGCAAGTCCGGGCGGCTGCCGCTGAAGCAGGTGATCAAGGAACTCACGTCGGTGCCCGCCCGGATCGCCGGTCTGCACGACCGGGGTCGCCTCGCCGTCGGGTACAAGGCCGACGTGAACGTCATCGACGCCGATGCGCTGCACCTGCACCGGCCGGTCGTCAAGACCGATCTGCCCGCGGGCGGACGTCGCCTGGACCAGACCGCCGACGGCTATGTGATGACGATGGTGTCGGGAGAGGTCATCGCGGAGAGCGGACAGCCCACCGCCGCGCGTCCCGGCAAGCTGATCCGGGGTCGTCAGCCCGCGCCCGCCGACGGATGAGCAGAGTCTCCTGTCGCTCCGCCGTGGAGCGACGAGGATGCCGCGGGCATCAACAGCTGGGGCCATCCCGACCGCACGTATGAACCGCTGCTGCTGGTTCGCTGTCTTCAGCGGCATCCCAATCTGGCTTCGCGGCTGCGCAAGCTCGGCGAATCCCTTTACGTCGATGCGCTTTTGCCGCCCCGGGGTGCGCACGATTGCCATCCTGCGGATCTGTGCGCTCCTGCGATGCGAATACGAGTGGGGTGGGCAGGCCGCGTTCTGGGGTGGTTTA
The nucleotide sequence above comes from Mycolicibacterium moriokaense. Encoded proteins:
- a CDS encoding aldehyde dehydrogenase family protein, with product MTATPDVELPDARTVHNPATGDVAGTVRWTDPADIPRIAAGLRTAQAQWESRGAAGRAKVLARFAVWMGEHRDEIEELLIKETGKSATDAVQEVPMLIMIASYYIKTMEKALAPETRPAALPFMAVKKVEVNYRPRPVVGIIAPWNFPVANAMMDALGALAAGCAVLLKPSERTPLTAELLLRGWHDSGGPEVLALAQGAREVSEAIIDNSDFIHFTGSSRTGAKVMERAARRLTPVSLELGGKDPMIVLEDADVELAAQAAVWGGMFNAGQMCVSVERVYVLEPIYDQFVAAVVAAVEKLKVGAGEGSHFGSMIDQTQVEVTDRHVREALAAGARALTGGERGEGNFYPPTVLVDVNHSMSCMTEETFGPTLPIMKVSSVAEAVRLANDSPYGLSASVFSRDVKRAKDVALQLDAGAVNINDVVANLMCITAPMGGWKESGIGARFGGADGMRKYCRQETVVTPRTNVGAGGNYYNNSLKSLKRTTNMMTKLALLRPRRVAK
- a CDS encoding phosphatase PAP2 family protein; this encodes MKPGQWWPPIGVAAMILLGLVVGHGATPLDDWFLHFRHTPVRWLAYFAYPLSLLVIGCIVVGVAAYRRWWRFAAAGIVLPPSAYLLVQLIKPFFGRTKGGGLAYPSGHITMTTVVIGLVVIVAGGALWSVLVAAAYIALAMVGVGSTFHYFTDTIGGLLLGSSVVCIAAYAARRDLTPVNPSAI
- a CDS encoding mycothiol transferase, which gives rise to MATSDAAAVRALLRDCFTRLIEHVEDLTDGLTDEVAFFRPTANANSISWLIWHSARQHDLQLAHIAGTEQVWFTDGWVDRFGLDLPRHAMGYGDGPDEVARVRASADLLAGYYHAVHKVTLEYIASVTPEELDRVVDDSWDPPVTAGVRLVSIFDDSAQHLGQAAYIRGIA
- a CDS encoding VOC family protein, giving the protein MIDHFGINCANWDESKAFYDKVLGVLGYTRQMDFEVAIGYGKEGKPDFWIADMNAGDAAGPNREVHFAFQAADTAAVQAFYDAAIEAGAESLHPPRLWPEYHPGYYGAFVRDPDGNNVEAVFHGAAPES
- a CDS encoding N-acyl-D-amino-acid deacylase family protein, with translation MTFDLVIRNGTIVDGLGGEPYVGDVAVSNGVIAAVGTVDGTGEREIDATGLLVTPGFVDLHTHYDGQAIWSDRMNPSSAHGVTTAVMGNCGVGFAPCRPEDHDVLVDVMAGVEDIPGVVMVDGLPWTWETFPEFMDALDSRRRDIDVAAFLPHSPLRVYVMGQRGVDREPATAEDLSLMRKLAAEAVRAGALGFASSRLTLHKTIQGQPIPSYDVDYAEIEAIARGIEDAGGGLLQFVPDLMASDYQESLGAVFDVAGEVGLPVTFTMAIGNAGPPIHLDALTMVEKANANGGDVTGQIFPRPIGLILGLELSGNPFVMYPSYQEIADLPLAERVARMRDPQVRERILNDHPSSDGHPLMFAAQAWDYMFPLGDPPNYEPAPSDSIGARARARGVNPLEEAYDRLLDDDGHAMLLVTLANFRDGSLDTVADLIQRDDVILGLGDGGAHYGMICDASYPTYLLTHWVRDRKSGRLPLKQVIKELTSVPARIAGLHDRGRLAVGYKADVNVIDADALHLHRPVVKTDLPAGGRRLDQTADGYVMTMVSGEVIAESGQPTAARPGKLIRGRQPAPADG